The DNA region CCCTCTCATCAACGAGGCAGGATCTCTTGGATTATTTTTTGTGATCCAGGGGAAGTGTCATTCGTATTTGTGGGGCGGATCGTGATCATGATCCGATCGTAAATTTTTGCGATCGCTTCTTGGGTTCACCGTCAccatcaggttatagtttttgttcggagcggacgGTCAAAGGCCGTCCGAAGGACACTCTCGCTCGGCGTCCAGTAACCTGACCATTTATCCACCATTGGAGGCCTCCAGGCGACCTCCGGCCTCCCGCtctgaacaaaaactataacctgatggGACGGTGAACCCAAGAAGGGATCGTAACAATTTGCGACCGGATCGCGACCACGATCCGGTCGTAAATACGAGTGGCGCATCCCATGGATCACAAAAATGTGGTCCAGGAGATCTGTACTCCCCATCAACATGGTACAATTTGAATATCTCTCTGTCTCTCTCCACTCCCTCTCGTTCCGCTCATGAAAAACaaatttttctcttcctctctcacATATCCATTCAGAAATTCATAATCTAAacattatcttttactatcattcatTCTCTCTGATGTAAAGACAAAGAGAACTTATCGAATGTGAGCCAAAGGCGGAAATAGTAAATGACATAGAAATCAAAGTCAAAGCGGTCAAAAGAAGGAAACTGTCGACTGACCAAAGTCGGCCGAACGGGTGGCAACGTGCCGAATGGGCATGAAGGATTCGATCGGGCCAGAGGCTCATCTGAGCAAATTGCTCATCCGGTCGGGACGACTATATAAAGGATATCAAAGACTCATAACTATGAACAAGTGAATACTAATCCGATCGGATCGCCTGTTCGATCGGACAAGAGACAAACATACTGAGCCGAGAGGCTACATAGAAGAACAGCCTTGAGCAACCAGATGGGAAATCCCGGCCGAACAGTTCCTCGGCTCGGCTAAACAATGGGACCCATTCTATATCTTGTTATGTCCTTCTGAGAGTTATTGTCACTAATAATAGGGCATGGTAAATAGATAAATCGTACAATGAAAATTTTTACTGTCATATCAGGAATCTGCACGCCCTATTAAGGAACGATGTCAGAGATATTTTTCTGACAAGTTTTCATAGAACAGTTGGGAAAATATATGCATATCTTGAAAAATATACACGTCTGCTACTAAAGCACTATATAAAATGAAATCTATATATCGATATAGATATGCGTTATTTATGCTGAAGCTCTCATTGTTGCTATATTTTTTCATCATGTTTCTCTTGTATTTCGGTCACTGACTTTGACTTAAACGTTAAAGAAATAATATGGAAAATCCTTTTTCTAATCCGACattgatattttttatattactGAACAGAACAAAATCTTCACACAATTAACTAAAAAACTATATTCTCAATTAACCGTCGTCatcattttcatttttattttcagacCGGATCACTCTTATTTCTAAATTCATCAACTAAAcaccatcaaaataaattagcacGACCTTTCGTGTTTTGGTGTGGTGCGTTATTTGATAAATTATGGAAAGATCAATAGTGTCGGAAACGTCGTCTCGTTTTCTTAACGGGGACTGGCCGGTGGGGGACGTCCGTCAACTAGTCCCCCCTCCACGACAAAAGGGTGTTAGGGGTGGGGACCGCCGATCCAGCCACGCGCCGCGGGCTCGCAACCGGAGATGGTATGGGCTGCACGTGACCTTTGCCGCCCTCGGGCGCCACGGAGGCTCGTGGCCCCCAGATTCCCACCTCTCGAAAACGACTGCGGGGAGCTAGAGGAAACAGAAAAGACTGGGCCCTGCGCTCGACTATCCGCCACTGCCAACCAACTCGCGGGTGCCACTCGGCAACGGGTAGTTAAGAAATCACGAATTACGCGGACCAACACGTGCGGTCCCTCCGTCGAAAACCTGGCGCGCGGCGCGCCCCCACAACGAAGGCACGGGCACCGGGCTACTCAATTCGGGACCACCAACAGGCACCCGCCTTGAGCTGGCCACGTGATGCGGGAGGCGACCATGGGGCTTAAGATCACGTGACAGCAAATCGGTCCGCCATCACATGTCGGCGCATTTTCATTCCGGCTCCTGCAGTTTAAAAATATCCTCACAGTTTCATGATTATCAACATGCCCTCGCAGAGCTTTAAAATTTGCTGCCATTTAAAACCCCAGAAACTATTCGACGACATCATCGTTCCGTCATGTGAAGTACCATTAAAAGATGAGATGAAAAAACAGTAGCATTTTCCTTgtttaaaaatgataaaatctaGGGGCGAATTGAAATTTTCCTACACCACGCTATTATAGTAATATCTTGTTGATAATTTTCAAATCCCTATGCTTATACCTTAATAAATGAGTGATTGGGTTGACAATTATAGTAAATCTTTTTTTATTCATTGGATTGTGCAGGGTAGTACGCATGGATTTAATTAAAAGCAATGGTTTAAGGTTACATAACTAGACCGGAACTAACCGACAATGGCATGTGAATGTGTCcgctatatattttttattatccaTTTTACAATGATTATTTCAGACCATCAATTCTTAATTCCTAATTGCTGTAAAATATTTCTCATCTCTTTTATGGAAAAGGTGTGTGCTGGAACAAATGCTATCTATGATTTATTCTCTTGTACAAAGTGTGAGGTTATTCGATGGATTATTAAAGCGATTGATCCTGTGATGAAGAAGGGTCCTATTAGAGATAGATTAAAGTAAGAAAGATTGATTAATGTGGAAGTTAAAATTAAGGAATGAGTCAAAGTGAGTTGAGCGGACGAGTTGTGGATTAAGGGTGAGCAATTAACTCGTCAAATCGATCAATCCGCTTATACCGATTCGAATcgaattgaaaaagaaaaatctgtcagatatagggccggatgtaagGTCCTAATATTACATTATCCGATCTAATAGagccggatagttttttatctcAATAACCGAACAAACCCGATCCGCGATCACACCTACTTGTAGCAATTACTGTCAataagttgctacacgttgtagtagttactgtCAATAATatactacacattgtagcagctactgacaattagttgctacaacgtgtaatgaataatgtttattatcattttaaaatattttttttttgttgttttatatTTATACTTTATATTTAATTAGATATAGGATCGGATATtcaaataactgacaacccgtcggatatctgatacataataACTGTCGGATATATGACAGGATGTAGATCCTGATATTGTATTATCTAATCTAATAGGGTAggatagttttttatcctaataaccgaaccaacccgatccgcgatcacccctaTTAGCCAGCGCAGCCTTTGGCCACCATCCCCGCTAAGTGAGAGGCAGACCCGTCCAGATGAGAGGTAGTCCTCCCACAACAAGAAAGTTAAATGAAGGGAGATGGCTCAGCGCAGTACAGCCGAGCGAGCGTGTTCCGGTCGAGTGGTCACCGGTCGGCCTATAGCGGAACCCAGCCGTATATCTCCTTGTACTCTTTTGGAGGTTTGTGTCACTGACAACAAAATATGTTCCGTGGgtaaatcgtacggtggaagcttccagaCTATTACATCAGAGATATGCATGCTCGCTTAAAGAAATGTGCCAGATACACTTTTCACTTGTCTTTTCCTAGGACACTTGGGAAAACTTATGCatgctttgagatgcgtgcacaTACATTACAGTGACATTATAAAAGGGGATTCCCATCTATAGGAAGAGGTATGTGCAACTTCATCATTCTACACGTTCTTTTGCTACCATACTCTTGCTATTCTCTACATCGTCGgaaattgacttgagcgtcgaagggccaacgCTGAAAACCCCTTTTCGGTCCGGCACTCACGCTTTTGTGTTGCAAGAGCACGCGGAGTCTTCGCTGCGTTAAACTTTCAGCCACATCCGTAGCTTTCCGTCTTCTTCACTTTCGGACAGGAACAATGACGATTCGCTTTTACTTCAATAGTCGATTAGTGGAGTCCCAGGCATGatgagatgtttagaagtgcgaCGAGTGAATCTCGACAACAAGGATTTGATTTTTCAACGAAGCATTTATCATACTCTTGTAGAAGGATGATAATTTTTCCTATGGGTTCGGGGCCCCATGGGAGAAACCCGGAAACGAGTGTAAGTTTCGAGAGACATTTCAGGTATGAGTTCAGGTTCGGAAAAATTTTTAGGTATGGGTTTAGGTTCCTTCCCGGACTCAAGTCAATGAACATTTTAAGTGAAGATAGGTATTTAATCCCCGTGTGGTTGAGAATGAGGCTCCCTGATTAAATAGGGATAGAAATTAGAACAAGTTCAAGAACAGGGATGGGGAGGATAAACCCGCTCCATCCCACGTCATTGTCATCCTTGTTCTAATATTACTCGTTacgatcaattttttttaaaaatgtactTAATCAATCAAATATGGATGGTCGTATTCAAAATTAAtaggagaaaaaaaatatatttttaagttcGGTGTATAACTTAGTATTCCGACCGTTAACTAGTATTTTctgataaaaattttaattttagaaaaaaaaattaaaattgaaaaaatattataaattactgAAGTTGGAATATAAATTAACCCATATAAgaactaaaattgaaaaaaataccaGTTACCCCACCGAAAACATAATTTTCTGAGGATAAAatttgaataataataataataaattaacacTACCGTTACAGCATTTGTTTTTTTCCTCGGAAAAAGACGAAAGTTCGACGCAGAAATATTGTCGTGCGAAGAGCCGCCTCCACCCGCAATCCCCGCTGCTCATCTCTTGTCATATCACGTGCATGACGAGGAGCTGCTGCGCGATCCCCGTGACTGTCACGTGCTCAGTGCTCTGCTGGGTCATGGTCTTcgtgattaattaaattaataactcTTGGAAATCGTCGTCGAGTTCGGCATTATTCCGTGTGGGATCGGGATTAGCGCCTAATCATCGTCTTCCGCGTTGGTGATTTGGTCAACGCCGTACCGCACGTGATCCGCTTCTTTCACGGCCGCCTGACTACGTGGAGCCGTCGCGGCGGTACGATCGCTGGCTCCACCAGCCAACCGCCCACGGCATGGCAAACCCCCACGCGAGGCAGCGCGTCAGTTCGTCTCGTACGGGCGCTGCGGGCTAACGGCGCTCTGACGGCCGTTTGTTAGACGGCGTTCGGCGACGGAAACGAAGAGTGATTAAAAAAGCGAGGGAGGAAAACGAAAGGTAGGCGGGTTGAGGAGCGGCGCGTCGAGACCCCCCCTAGCTTTGTTCCTCGCGTCCCGAAGGCGAAAGCGGAGCCGCCTTGTAATCTCTCCTCCTCTTGTTTTCGCTGATTTTGACGGTTGATTAGTGTTGTTGCTCTCTTTAATGCGCTCGGATTCTGCGATTTCTCCACTAGGGCTTGTGCATAATTCTGTCGTATTGATTCTGCTCCGAGTTGTTCATTTCGATCTGGTGGAATATACGGAAATATGTTGGAATCGATGGAGCTTGAAGGTAAGGCTGTGGATTTATGAGAACTGTAATCGGTTTTGTGTGTATTTGTTGGCAAGTTGTTGTAATTTGGCAAATGCACAGAGAAGAAAGTAACGCACGATTTCCTTTCGCTTTACGCCGCGGAGTCCTCTTTCGAACCCGAAGATCCAAGGTCTGCTTCTCAAGGTACTCAATTGTTCACATCTGAATTAGTTTACTTTTTGCTAGGTTCATTTCATATGTTTTGATTGTAGGAACTGTTATTTCTAATTCgagttcgattttttttttttttcaaattcaaaaCTGGAAGGAATTGTAGCGCAACTCAAAATATCTGTCCTTgtttccccttttttttttaatgttttttttttgcaacCGAAAGCAAGATCAGAGCAGGAGCTGATTTGTCACCCTTTCTTTTTTGCATGATCAGGTTTCTATTTGAAGACCCGAGATTTTTTGCAGCCGCTGGATGATGGGCGAGAGCAAGGGGGAGGGAGAAGCGGGGAGATGGCGGCGGAGAAGGCAGTTACCGGCGGGGTAGTCCTTTCCTGCACCGGCCACTCCGGCGACGCCAGGGTGAGGACGGGCGACGCGCAGCagcctgacactactccggtgcGGGTCGCGATGCCTATCGGGTTGGAGGCGAAACCCGAACCCGATTACGGCAGCTGGAGTACCACTACTAGTTACGGTTCCTACGTTGGTGTTCCCTACGGAGTGTGGGACGACAAAACTGCCGTGTGCAGAGGTAAATTAATTTCATCAAATCCTCCTCAGTCCATTAATTTCTTCAACGACGAACTGCATGTCTTATCTATTAAAGTTTTATCCGGCTTTCAAATTGTTTGTAAAAGTTAATCTAATAACTTGGCTAAAAATTTGGAAAATAGTCATTGACAAGCTTAAATTACACAGTGATTTTAGGATGGAATTGAGAGGTTTGATCATTCATCAGAATTCTACACTACAAGTGATTTTAGTGTTACTAGTTTGGAAGGTGGATATAACTCTTTCAGTAAGAAGATGAGGATAGTGACAGAGCACAAAGTTTATATATGATGTAGGAAATGGCGAggcaaggaattttttttttatcaacatcCGGCATATCAGAGATTTATTTCTACCTGATAAAATTGCTCCCATGCACCAGGACCACCTTGGGTCATTTAATAAAACAACTAACATGCTGCTTGAACCTGATTGTGAATAACTATACTGTTCACCAGTCACATCCAAGGGTTGATCTTCAAGATTTAATAAATCTTTCAAGTATCCATAAACCTTGTTTGCTATCAAAGGCCGTGGTTAGCTTAATTCCTAGATCTAATGTATTCACATTGGAATTTTATCTCGAGAATTGGGATTTCCTTTATGAGGACTTTGTGTGGAGATGGTATCCATCTTCAATGTGTTATACAGTGGCACTATGAACCTAGCATATGAAATAAGGTTTATTTGTTCTACTACCTTAACGTGGggttgttttcatttatgatttcAGACCTATCACATTATCCAACAGCTAGATTGACTTTATCTCAATGTTCTGGCAACTTGGAAGTGAAAGTTTCTCTCGCTTGCAGGAGATTGATCTTGGGTTGACAATGTTTTATCCACCCTTTTACTTTCTTAATTTTCAATGATTCAGATTGTGTTATTACGGTAGTTGAGAAAAGAAAGAGATATTTCTTATGAACTGATTATGACTAATTGTCATGGATATAAGACATGGAGCGTAATTCCTTTCCCAGCATAATTTTAATGCATAATCTTTCTTGTTTATAAACCAAGCTAGAAGTTTAGCTTTTCTAGGTGAAAACGAGCACCAAGTTCCTGCTTGTCTGATAGAATGGTGATGTAGCAAGCACCATGTTGAATGTGAATCTCACAAGTGTGAGAAACTAGTAGAATTCTTATTAATTGAAAGTAGTACCCTTTACATGAAAAACTAGGCATGTTCATAGGACAAAATTAAGAAATAACTCAACAAACTAGGAAATGCaataagaattattaattgaCTACCAAATCAAAATAGAATTACCAAATTAGTATTACCAAGCAACTACAAAATTTCTTAATCTGCATCAAATGGGCACACCAGCGGGCAGTCAAATGTGTTAAAATATTCCTACCTCGTTCCACCCTCCAAAAGACCCAAGTCCCCCATGTGCTTATGTTGAAGGCTCTGGATCAACTGATGTTAAGTACCAAAGTTGAGAGATTCTTACTAGTTGATTGAATTGGAGTCCCAAGAGTTAGATTTTAGCAATCAAACTGAGAATTACCACCTTGATAGTCACACATGATGCAAAGAGTTCAGAAAAGGTTATTATGAAGAAATGTTTCACCATTCTTTCTGTCTATCCATAAATTTCAGAGGTTCCATTTGATGGAGTAAGCCAAATTCCATGCTTGCTCATAAGCTTTCAAGATACCTTATATCAGGCAAAGCACCAGTTTGAGGAAGGGGACCAAGCTTTCAAGAGGCTGAAGCTTGGACAATCCATAGTCTATATATTCAGTGTTGGAGTAGAGGAATCACCACTTCCAGAAATGCTATGTTGTGTGAATACAAGTTAATGATGCCAAGACCACCAAACGGAGAAGCTGACATGCAATGTCTAAACAAGCAAGATTCCTGATCAAGCTACACTGTGATCATCTTGGATAATCTCGGAAAGCATCTTTTTCTGTGACACGGCAAGTTAGGGAGGGAATGATTGATTGAAATTGTGTAGCAATTGCTGGCTTGTTTGGAGTCTCTGAGATGGCCTAGTCTTTATTGAAGCACACTGGATGGCAGATCATACACATATTATGTCTTGATTTTCTTTCACACAATGATTTTATCTGCATAGAGTTGCTCTAGGCTTTTGTTTTCCTCATGCTCTGTGTAATAGATTTGAAGGATGGTCATCTCTTTCATTTGATAATAATAATCTATGTTCGTAATTTGTTCTTCTTCTATCACAGAACAGTGGCCTTCCCCCATCATTGACGCTGCCCATGGCAATGGAACTGGAGCCATCTCAGCTACAACTACTGCGACAAGCTCACAAAGGTACTcttcaaaaaaattttattatgcgcACAAACAAAGGATTTATCTTCTAAGCCAAGGGGAAATCATTGAGATAGGCGCTTGACTCCAGAAATGAAAGGGACATACAAGGAAGTTGACAATGATGAAGTTTTGGGAAAGAGAAAATGCTCATCCTCCCATACAGGCATGTAGTTCTCACATCTCTCTGTTCCTCCTTTGTTTCAATAACTCATCTTAAATTAATCTGTTTTCCTCgctttaatttgtttaatttaaacaACAGATATGACCATCAAAGTACATGGTAGAGGGAGTAGCTTAAATGAACCAAGGCCGAATACACCACGGTCAAAGCATTCTGCTACAGAACAAAGAAGAAGAACCAAAATTAATGACAGGCAAGTCATTTCTTTGATTAATCACTTTAGGAATATGTTGTCTAAACAAAACCATAACAAAGTCAATTTTTCCATAATTAGTGCTAATTATTCTTAGACATATCAGTAGATTTCAGATAATGAGGCAGATCATACCCCATAGCGATCAAAAAAGGGATAAAGCATCATTTCTCATGGAGGTATACAATATCATGCTGTGATTGTGAATATCTCCCCTCTTTGTTTTGTGGAATCGTCCAGCCTAAGCAATTTCTTATCAAATTAAATTTCCTTCAGGTCATTGAATACATTCGCTTCTTGCAAGAGAAGGTACAAAGGTACGAGGCACCATCCTCAACGTGGAATCAGGACGCTGCCAAGTTAATGCCTTGGGTAGAGTCTCTGTTCTGATATTTTCTATATGTGATATATATAATTCCTTTCTCACTATGCTATAACTATGTTGCTAATGTTTACAACAGAAGAGCAGCCAACCCACTTCAAACGGTTTATCCATCCCAGATGAAGTCATAAAAACTGATCCTGATCCTCCACATTTGTTCTCAACTGATTGTATCGATGGTATTGTTCCAGTTACAATTCCTCCATCAGCCAAGCAGAGTTCTGCCACAACAGGTATCATTGCTGGCATCTCTCACAAAACAGAACTTGCCCCCACTTGTCCAAGTAATCTGGCTTTCACTCAGAATTGGTTGCAACCAAGGTGGTTCAACGTTCCAAAGGAAAATTGCATTGCTCAACCACAGCGAAAGTTGATTCTAAATCAAGATAGCATGCAGGATCGACCATTGATAACTTCATCTAGACTCACTGATAAAATGGACAAGGAGAGGTTCAGACTTCAGGAGCAACTGATCATCGATGATGGCACAATCAGTATATCAAATACCTACTCTCATGGGTGTGTACAAGTTGTCTGCCGGcgcttttttttttgtcttaaaGTTCTTATGGACAAAGCTTGGTGATTTTGGCATGGCTTAATCAATAACAGGTTGTTGAATACGCTAGCTCAGGCATTGCAAAGCTCTGGTGTGGATCTGTCTCATGCTGGTATAAGCGTGCAGATTAATCTTGGAAAGCGAGCACTGAATAGAACTACTGCTACATCCGCAACTTCTACTTTTAAAGGTGAGGTTCCAACCGCAATAAGCAATTATACCATTCTacaatttaaaatttcaaaaatattatgtTTCTAAATGCTCTTTTGGTTTTGCTTTAGGATGCAAAAGATTTGATTATAGCAGTGTAGGGAACAGCATTGAGCAATCCAAAGCACCCAAGAGGAGTAAGCTAGAAAACAGTTAGTGCTCAATTTCTTGCCTCTGATGCTGTTACATTGATTCTATCTGGACCTCATGAATGATGCTGTTACATTGATTCTATCTGGACCTCATGAAGGCTGTTGAGTTGGGTGTGTGGAGTTATAGTGGAATGATTCTTGTTGTAAGTTTGAGTGGCAATATAAATTTTCCTAGAATTGGTGGAAGTGCATGTTAAGCATGCTCGCAAGGACATTTAATATTGGACAGTAGCCAATCATATCCACACTGAAATAACAGGGCCTTTCACCAACCTCCATAAAGAGGTGGTGGGCTCCAAGGATGTTTCCAGTAAAGCAAAACTCTATCATGCTTGTTGACCTGTCCATAGTTGCCCACTATAGACTTCTACATCAAATACAAAGCTCTAGTATTGCAGACCAATCAATATATTAAAACTCCTCATCATCCAACTAATTAATGCAGCCATTAGTGTTCAAGACAAGTGATATTTCATGACAATTTTCAGGAGAGGGTCTTCCCACCAACCTACATTCATACAACATCGTAATctctcaattacaatctcatgtTATTCACATTCAGATTTACATCATTCTTTcatccccctctctctctctctgttcaCTTTTGTCTTAACTCTTCTATACATGAATGAAGATTATTTGAATGGTATGAAATATGAATAAAGCTATTGtattgtaatgattgaaaaatACATTTGCTTTCATTTCGGCATCCTGGGAACACTAGGAAAACTGCCTGCCATTCCCATCTGTTGAATAAAtagctattttcttcttctaagagTTTAAGAGTATCGTGCCCCTGAAATGGATTCACGAAGTCCATGGTTTATCAGGCTGTGGGAGACACTCTTGGGGATTTGCATAGAAGTAGTCCTCTTCCTTAGGCCTGTCGGGAATCACCACTCTCCGGCTAGGGCCACCCATGCGTTCAGCATGAGTTGCCTTCACTGACGAAGATAATTCATCCCAACTCAAGGCGCCATTGGTGTACTGATCTATCAGATCGACCAGCAGCTTCCTGTCCAATAGAATTGTCTTCTTGAACCCGAGATACCTGAAAGTATGCTTAATTTTGTTATCCAAGATAATTAAATGAAAAGCCAATAGTAAAGGATTAAGTGCACTCTACCTGCGATGACCTTCAAGAACTTTAGCCATGTTACCATCATATGTAGGAACAAAGATATCGCTCTCTAAAGAAACTAAGTAATCTAACGCGGCCATTTGGGATGAGTGATTCTGAAAGTATCGAAGATACGAAGGTCCCAATAGAGTTTCCTTTTTTACCTATTCATATCGGAACAAGTAACAGATTGGAACAACTGAATATGGCAGACATAAACAATTGAATTCGAATGCCTGCGATTAATACCGACCACTTTAGGATAAGCCGCGGAAAGAGCCTGCATTCTCCTTTCTCCGCCAAATATTTCTCCAGCTGCGATATGTATTTGAAAATTGCTATCGATACCGAACGCTCTCAGTACCAAAGTGGTCTCTTCCGGTGTTAGAGGGCAGAGACCATCTTTCCTTTTCATATCAGAGTCGATGACCTTCTCTTTCCACCAGGGATATGCATATCTAATCGAGAAAGAAAAATCTAGCTAATCATAATGCAATAACAAAAACTAGGGCGGAAAAAAGAATATCGAAAAAGTTTCATTTTGCACCTCATTCTAGTCAAGTCATCTGCTTCCTCAGGAGTACAACCTTGGGTGCACCCAGAGAATGCCAACATATCCATTTCATACCGCAAATGCAGAACCATAAAAGGACCTTGCTGCCGCAGAATTCTAATTATCCGTCTGCCCAATTCTTCAATTTGAGGGGTGAATCTAAGTGAGGCATAGTTCACTTTGCAGCGCAATCTCTGTATTTCTGGCGGAAGACCATTATTAGCAAGCCGGGCATCGGTTCTATTCAAATGGACAACCTTGAACTTTTGTATCAAAGGAAGAATCTGGTTTCAATACAAACACGACATCAATTTTACTAACAAAAAGATCATTCACTTGACATGATTTCAGTAGCCTCGTAGAAGATTACCAACCTGATTTTCGTAATACGAAATATCAGACCAACTAACAGGCGGCATCGAATAAACCAGTCCTCGATCAACCCTTGCCTTTAACCTCAGAGGAAGTTCCTTCAATATCCGAACTTCATCTCTCAATGAAGTTATAAAATGATCGACATCGAATATATCTTGGAATTCACTAGAATAATAGGAACTGTGTTTAACACATATATAACCTGCAATAACCCCAAATCCTGACAAAGTTAAAACATACCTAGGGTCACTCCAGAAGGAGGTCTTGTCTAGCTCTGGCACTATGAGTGTTACATTCAAATGTCTCGCAATAGCAACCATGTCGCAGATCTAGACGAAAAATTTTCAACAATGAGGATCTTTATGAGACCAGTTTTAGATTAGCAATAACAATACATTGATTAATCTCAATGAAGACCTCACCGCTGCTCTCATTTGATTAAGTCCACCATTGCATGAAACCATCAAGTATCCATTGTTCCTGTAGATTCCTAAAAAGATCACACTTGTTATTAATCTAATTCTAAGATGATTGTTAAATACAACAGATATCGAACAAAGATCAGAAAATGAACACAAACAGCAATAGATGAGCATGAAGAACTCACTTTTGGGGGGCAGAACAGCTTTGTAGACGACGACCACCGGAGAGGATTCATTAACCGGAGTGAAGCAGGATGGCCACCCTTTCAATAGCCTCGGCCCCCAAATCTCCCCAATTGCCATAAGCTGGAGGACGCAGGTCCAAAGCAACACCGCCGTCGTCAATCGCAccatccaaagcttgatcttgggCCTCGACACCATCGAGCTCTTCAGCTTCTGCACCCTCGAAGCTTCCACCTCAGGCTTCGGACTAATCTGCCTCTCCTCCAAGCAATTAGAACCGGCTGTTCTCTGTAAGCGGCACATCCCTTGAGACCAAAGAGCTCCGCCTTCCATTCATGAGAACAGCTAAATCCGATTC from Zingiber officinale cultivar Zhangliang chromosome 4B, Zo_v1.1, whole genome shotgun sequence includes:
- the LOC121974490 gene encoding transcription factor BIM2-like isoform X3, which produces MLESMELEEKKVTHDFLSLYAAESSFEPEDPRSASQGFYLKTRDFLQPLDDGREQGGGRSGEMAAEKAVTGGVVLSCTGHSGDARVRTGDAQQPDTTPVRVAMPIGLEAKPEPDYGSWSTTTSYGSYVGVPYGVWDDKTAVCREQWPSPIIDAAHGNGTGAISATTTATSSQRRLTPEMKGTYKEVDNDEVLGKRKCSSSHTDMTIKVHGRGSSLNEPRPNTPRSKHSATEQRRRTKINDSRFQIMRQIIPHSDQKRDKASFLMEVIEYIRFLQEKVQRYEAPSSTWNQDAAKLMPWKSSQPTSNGLSIPDEVIKTDPDPPHLFSTDCIDGIVPVTIPPSAKQSSATTELVATKDRPLITSSRLTDKMDKERFRLQEQLIIDDGTISISNTYSHGLLNTLAQALQSSGVDLSHAGISVQINLGKRALNRTTATSATSTFKGCKRFDYSSVGNSIEQSKAPKRSKLENS
- the LOC121974490 gene encoding transcription factor BIM2-like isoform X1; translation: MLESMELEEKKVTHDFLSLYAAESSFEPEDPRSASQGFYLKTRDFLQPLDDGREQGGGRSGEMAAEKAVTGGVVLSCTGHSGDARVRTGDAQQPDTTPVRVAMPIGLEAKPEPDYGSWSTTTSYGSYVGVPYGVWDDKTAVCREQWPSPIIDAAHGNGTGAISATTTATSSQRRLTPEMKGTYKEVDNDEVLGKRKCSSSHTDMTIKVHGRGSSLNEPRPNTPRSKHSATEQRRRTKINDSRFQIMRQIIPHSDQKRDKASFLMEVIEYIRFLQEKVQRYEAPSSTWNQDAAKLMPWKSSQPTSNGLSIPDEVIKTDPDPPHLFSTDCIDGIVPVTIPPSAKQSSATTGIIAGISHKTELAPTCPSNLAFTQNWLQPRWFNVPKENCIAQPQRKLILNQDSMQDRPLITSSRLTDKMDKERFRLQEQLIIDDGTISISNTYSHGLLNTLAQALQSSGVDLSHAGISVQINLGKRALNRTTATSATSTFKGCKRFDYSSVGNSIEQSKAPKRSKLENS
- the LOC121974490 gene encoding transcription factor BIM2-like isoform X2 produces the protein MLESMELEEKKVTHDFLSLYAAESSFEPEDPRSASQGFYLKTRDFLQPLDDGREQGGGRSGEMAAEKAVTGGVVLSCTGHSGDARVRTGDAQQPDTTPVRVAMPIGLEAKPEPDYGSWSTTTSYGSYVGVPYGVWDDKTAVCREQWPSPIIDAAHGNGTGAISATTTATSSQRRLTPEMKGTYKEVDNDEVLGKRKCSSSHTDMTIKVHGRGSSLNEPRPNTPRSKHSATEQRRRTKINDRFQIMRQIIPHSDQKRDKASFLMEVIEYIRFLQEKVQRYEAPSSTWNQDAAKLMPWKSSQPTSNGLSIPDEVIKTDPDPPHLFSTDCIDGIVPVTIPPSAKQSSATTGIIAGISHKTELAPTCPSNLAFTQNWLQPRWFNVPKENCIAQPQRKLILNQDSMQDRPLITSSRLTDKMDKERFRLQEQLIIDDGTISISNTYSHGLLNTLAQALQSSGVDLSHAGISVQINLGKRALNRTTATSATSTFKGCKRFDYSSVGNSIEQSKAPKRSKLENS